In Companilactobacillus allii, one genomic interval encodes:
- the rpiA gene encoding ribose-5-phosphate isomerase RpiA, which yields MNQNELKKAVGVKSVDFIESNTVVGLGTGSTVYYMIEELGKRYQEGKIKNIVGVATSSRSRKQAEELGIPMKDLNDVDHIDLTIDGADQIDKNFQGIKGGGAAHLLEKMVATNSHKNIWIVDQSKMADKLGSFPLPLEVIPFGCEKTFEDLKAEELHPKFRLDDNGSRVLTHNKNYVIDLSIGTINHPHLLADWLDHQVGIVAHGLFLDLVNTVIVGYDDGPKVIKDVR from the coding sequence TTGAATCAAAACGAATTAAAAAAGGCAGTCGGTGTTAAATCCGTCGACTTTATTGAGAGTAATACAGTCGTAGGTTTGGGTACTGGATCTACCGTTTACTATATGATAGAAGAACTTGGTAAAAGATACCAAGAAGGCAAAATCAAAAATATCGTTGGTGTTGCGACTTCCTCACGTTCAAGAAAACAAGCTGAAGAACTCGGAATCCCTATGAAGGACCTTAATGATGTTGATCACATTGATCTGACAATTGATGGTGCCGATCAAATAGACAAAAACTTCCAAGGAATCAAGGGTGGTGGTGCTGCTCACCTGCTTGAAAAGATGGTTGCTACAAATTCTCACAAGAACATTTGGATTGTTGATCAATCAAAAATGGCCGATAAACTTGGCAGTTTCCCACTACCTTTGGAAGTGATTCCTTTCGGTTGTGAAAAAACATTTGAAGATCTAAAAGCAGAAGAGTTGCATCCTAAGTTTCGTTTGGACGACAATGGTAGTAGAGTTTTGACTCATAACAAAAACTACGTTATTGATTTGAGCATTGGAACCATCAATCACCCACACTTATTAGCCGATTGGTTAGATCATCAAGTAGGGATCGTTGCACATGGACTATTTCTTGATCTAGTCAACACTGTTATCGTTGGATATGATGATGGTCCAAAAGTTATCAAAGATGTACGTTAA
- a CDS encoding aminopeptidase C — MSKEITSKELEKFQTAFEQTPGSSAIKNAVANNGIFASSETMASKIAMDPTFSVELDTGSVSDQKQSGLCWVFAALNTMRHPIQSNFKIKGFELSEGYMLFWDKLEKSNFFYENVINTAALPVGDRKVDFLMTTPQQDGGQWDMIMALVQKYGVVPKSVMPDTYSRTKSSELNTVLNTKLRKNAITLRALVNENKSTEDIERIKDEMLSEIYKILVYTVGEPPTKFDWAYRDDDKNYHKESNITPQEFFKKYVGWNLDDYISTINAPTEDKPYNHVYTVEMLGNVLGGRQVRHLNLEINDFKSLAVKQLQDGEAVWFGSDVGQSSDRKIGIMDTDVYNIEDLFNTDLSMTKAQRLDYIQSMMTHAMVLTGVDLDDNGQPTKWKVENSWGEKVGTKGYFVMSDSWFDEFVYQLVINKKYLNDDLKKTFETESKDPKVLAPWDPMGALA, encoded by the coding sequence ATGTCAAAAGAGATTACTTCAAAAGAACTAGAAAAATTTCAAACTGCCTTTGAACAAACACCAGGTTCATCCGCAATAAAAAATGCTGTTGCCAATAATGGTATCTTTGCATCAAGTGAAACTATGGCTTCTAAAATAGCCATGGATCCTACTTTTTCAGTAGAATTAGACACTGGATCTGTTTCTGATCAAAAACAATCAGGTCTATGTTGGGTATTTGCTGCATTAAATACTATGAGACATCCTATTCAAAGCAACTTCAAAATTAAAGGATTCGAACTTTCAGAAGGATATATGCTATTTTGGGATAAACTTGAAAAGTCAAACTTCTTCTATGAAAATGTTATTAACACTGCTGCTCTTCCAGTTGGTGATAGAAAAGTCGACTTCCTAATGACAACACCTCAACAAGATGGTGGTCAATGGGATATGATTATGGCACTTGTTCAAAAGTACGGTGTAGTACCAAAGAGCGTTATGCCTGATACTTACAGTAGAACAAAATCTTCAGAACTTAATACCGTTCTTAATACCAAATTACGCAAGAACGCTATCACATTGCGTGCCTTAGTAAATGAAAACAAATCTACTGAAGATATTGAACGTATAAAGGATGAAATGCTCAGTGAGATCTATAAGATCTTGGTATACACAGTTGGTGAACCACCAACTAAATTCGATTGGGCATATCGTGATGATGATAAAAATTATCACAAGGAAAGTAACATCACACCTCAAGAATTCTTCAAAAAGTATGTTGGTTGGAATCTAGACGACTATATTTCAACAATCAATGCTCCAACAGAAGACAAGCCATACAACCATGTCTACACAGTTGAAATGCTTGGAAATGTTCTTGGTGGACGTCAAGTACGTCATTTAAATCTTGAAATAAATGACTTCAAGAGTCTTGCTGTTAAACAACTTCAAGACGGAGAAGCTGTTTGGTTTGGTAGTGATGTTGGTCAAAGTTCCGATCGTAAAATCGGTATTATGGATACAGATGTATATAATATTGAAGATCTATTCAACACTGACCTTTCAATGACTAAGGCCCAAAGACTCGACTATATCCAAAGTATGATGACTCACGCCATGGTACTTACTGGTGTAGACTTGGACGACAATGGTCAACCCACAAAGTGGAAAGTTGAAAATTCATGGGGTGAAAAGGTTGGAACAAAGGGATATTTCGTAATGAGTGACTCTTGGTTTGATGAATTCGTATATCAACTAGTTATTAATAAGAAATATCTAAACGACGATTTAAAGAAAACCTTTGAAACAGAATCAAAAGATCCTAAAGTTCTAGCACCATGGGATCCAATGGGTGCTTTAGCTTAG
- a CDS encoding Xaa-Pro dipeptidyl-peptidase, producing MKNNQFAIRPTNFDTQIKELQDIHFLTSNNEMITDPIDLFKDFLRISFLEANSKAVFEQKLSSYMATPTQNALEYLNSNNELSVESFYNIALQLLKFNPDVDFSFEDPLGAMKKIQLNISDHEGVVFTLNELKSAWYYLLATHNKNGQTFIDSLAARGYFTPFYGDVGEPLLFNGKTMPVFDPHKTIREVVYVESPQDTDNDGKLDLLKAEILRPYESNSGLKVPSLYTASPYNQGTNDETGEKVMHNVNIPLERKEPNNLSYDDIKYVAPQKKLPNKRTVNSHAEVADETFSREQSYTLNDYFLARGFAIVYAAGIGTKDSDGIRTTGDPQETTSTVSIIEWLAGNRRAFTNKSDNIEIKAWWSNKHIAMTGRSYLGTLATAAATSGVKGLKTVISEAAISSWYDYYRDGGLVIAPGGFPGEDADVLAEETLSRRLQPGDFYKIQPFWDKKLQEITDKQDRASGNYNTFWDARNYHKNFKNIKADVLMVHGLNDWNVKPRNVERLWNGIRNNGVIQKIILHQGQHIYINAFRSIDYTDIINLWLTHELLDIDNQAEKIIPDVIIQDNVQPETWNKYSDWSNKDNQKIKYNLSDDKLSISAPTNETLTFSDQLNSDLFDRYKNHNDTWQHDLVDISNNNMTHNRLLFTTNNIEETVIDGIVKINLNVASSEDLGMLSFQLIDYGLSKRLKVSPTLLSKNGLAGTFDWREDDLREFELGEPTDYKMITKGHVNLQNRDNAYRVNDLEPNTFYPLSVELQPTFYRVPKDHKLGLIIYSTDFGMTVRGNKDIKYSIQTGESNIVVPIHSDTII from the coding sequence ATGAAAAATAATCAATTTGCCATCCGTCCAACTAACTTTGACACACAGATTAAAGAGCTACAAGACATTCATTTTTTAACATCAAATAACGAGATGATAACTGACCCAATCGACTTATTTAAAGATTTTCTACGAATAAGCTTTCTGGAAGCAAATTCAAAAGCTGTTTTTGAACAAAAATTATCGTCATACATGGCGACTCCAACTCAAAATGCACTAGAATATTTGAACTCTAATAATGAATTATCAGTAGAATCTTTCTATAATATTGCTTTACAGTTATTAAAGTTCAATCCAGATGTAGATTTCTCTTTTGAGGATCCACTTGGAGCAATGAAAAAAATACAATTAAATATTTCTGATCATGAAGGTGTTGTATTCACACTAAACGAACTAAAATCCGCTTGGTATTATTTACTTGCTACACATAATAAGAATGGCCAGACTTTTATCGATTCACTTGCCGCCAGAGGATACTTCACTCCTTTTTACGGGGATGTTGGTGAACCATTATTATTTAATGGTAAAACTATGCCAGTATTTGATCCACATAAGACAATTCGTGAAGTGGTCTATGTTGAGTCACCTCAAGATACTGATAACGATGGAAAACTAGATTTATTAAAAGCTGAAATACTCCGCCCATATGAATCAAATTCTGGGCTTAAAGTCCCATCTTTATACACAGCTAGTCCTTATAACCAAGGTACAAATGATGAGACCGGCGAAAAAGTTATGCACAATGTAAATATTCCCCTTGAACGAAAAGAACCCAATAATCTCAGTTATGATGATATTAAATATGTGGCACCACAAAAGAAACTTCCTAATAAAAGGACTGTTAACAGTCACGCCGAAGTCGCCGATGAGACCTTTTCTAGAGAACAATCGTATACATTGAACGATTACTTCTTAGCGAGAGGCTTTGCAATAGTTTATGCGGCCGGTATTGGAACTAAGGATTCTGACGGAATAAGAACTACTGGAGATCCTCAAGAAACAACTTCTACAGTTTCCATCATTGAATGGCTGGCCGGAAATCGTCGTGCATTTACTAATAAGTCAGACAACATAGAAATAAAAGCTTGGTGGTCTAACAAACATATCGCCATGACCGGTAGATCATATCTAGGAACACTTGCAACTGCTGCTGCTACATCCGGTGTCAAGGGTTTAAAAACTGTTATTAGTGAAGCGGCTATTTCCAGTTGGTACGACTATTACCGTGATGGTGGTTTAGTTATTGCTCCTGGTGGGTTTCCTGGTGAAGATGCAGATGTTCTAGCCGAGGAAACACTTAGTCGACGTCTGCAACCTGGTGATTTTTATAAAATCCAACCATTCTGGGACAAAAAGCTTCAGGAAATAACTGATAAACAAGACAGAGCCAGTGGTAACTATAATACATTCTGGGATGCTCGTAACTATCATAAGAATTTCAAGAATATAAAAGCTGATGTACTAATGGTTCACGGTTTGAATGATTGGAACGTTAAGCCTAGAAATGTCGAGAGATTATGGAATGGTATACGTAATAACGGCGTTATACAAAAGATAATATTGCATCAAGGACAACACATCTATATAAACGCGTTTCGTTCAATCGATTATACGGATATTATCAATTTGTGGTTAACTCATGAATTATTAGATATTGATAATCAAGCTGAAAAAATAATTCCTGATGTTATTATTCAAGACAATGTACAGCCCGAGACTTGGAACAAGTATTCTGACTGGAGTAATAAAGACAATCAAAAGATTAAATACAATTTATCGGATGATAAGCTATCAATTTCCGCACCTACCAATGAAACATTGACCTTTAGTGACCAGTTGAATTCAGACTTATTTGACCGTTATAAGAATCATAACGATACCTGGCAACATGACTTAGTCGACATTTCTAATAACAACATGACACATAATCGACTACTATTCACTACTAACAATATAGAAGAAACTGTTATTGATGGAATCGTTAAGATCAACTTAAATGTTGCTTCAAGTGAAGATCTAGGTATGTTAAGTTTCCAACTCATTGACTATGGATTAAGCAAGCGACTTAAAGTTTCACCAACGCTATTATCAAAGAATGGTCTAGCTGGAACCTTTGATTGGCGTGAAGATGATCTTCGTGAATTTGAACTTGGTGAACCAACAGATTATAAAATGATAACCAAAGGTCATGTAAACTTGCAAAATCGTGATAATGCGTATAGAGTAAACGACCTTGAGCCAAATACGTTCTATCCACTATCTGTTGAACTTCAACCAACCTTTTATCGTGTTCCAAAGGATCACAAATTAGGATTGATAATTTACTCAACTGATTTTGGAATGACTGTTCGTGGCAATAAAGATATTAAATACTCAATTCAAACTGGTGAATCAAATATTGTTGTTCCAATTCATTCGGACACAATAATTTAA
- a CDS encoding KUP/HAK/KT family potassium transporter, with translation MEKNQLNSLKNNPHSKMSVAGFLIALGIVYGDIGTSPLYVMHSLMVGNGGLDKMSTNFILGSVSLIFWTLTIVTTVKYVLIALRADNRGEGGIFALYTLVRKRAKWLIIPAMIGGATFLADGMMTPAVTVTAAIEGLKGIKFNGNVLISNQTHVIIITMVILSTLFFIQRFGTQLIGRAFGPIMLVWFSFLGLMGIYNITFDWTIIRALNPYYAIALLQSPVNIRGIFILGSIFLATTGAEALYSDMGHVGRPNIYTSWPFVKICLLLSYLGQAVWILRLKDDPKLLAMGSTMNPFYQSMPDNLRLFGILLSAMAAIIASQALISGSYTLVSEATKLRILPRLKTYYPTNFKGQLYIPTVNSIIWVVCLFIVMFFKTSENMSNAYGLEITITMLMTTILLHQWLLMKRANRFFSTIVISFFFIIEIIFFITNSSKFIHGAYITMGIAAILISVMFIWRYGDRLMDDNTFRSHFASLLAFKHQLNDLRKDPSYPLYTTNLVYLTKVHDGYRIKKNILYSILDKRPKRAEVYWFVTVNVTDEPYTAAYSVETFDTDYMVSVQLYLGFRVDQKVNVYLRQVVNDMMANGEIKPQPQKYTTIPDRQVGDFSFVLIKEALSPDTKISGLKKAIIRARLALQKFISPASWFGLSYSDVIEERVPLVLGKISMNRLRLVRKDRSALQDIPIDQPIDDDDDE, from the coding sequence ATGGAAAAAAATCAATTGAATTCACTAAAAAATAACCCCCACTCAAAAATGAGCGTAGCAGGATTCTTAATTGCCTTAGGAATCGTTTACGGAGATATTGGTACTTCACCTCTTTACGTTATGCATTCATTAATGGTTGGGAATGGTGGTCTAGATAAAATGTCCACCAACTTTATTTTGGGTAGTGTATCTTTAATATTTTGGACACTTACGATAGTTACGACTGTCAAATACGTGTTAATCGCATTGCGAGCTGATAACCGTGGTGAGGGTGGTATTTTTGCCCTTTACACTTTAGTCAGAAAGCGTGCCAAATGGCTAATTATTCCAGCCATGATTGGTGGAGCAACATTTTTAGCTGATGGTATGATGACGCCTGCTGTTACAGTTACTGCCGCTATTGAAGGACTTAAAGGTATTAAATTCAATGGCAATGTTTTAATAAGTAACCAGACACACGTTATTATTATAACGATGGTGATTCTTTCTACCTTATTCTTTATTCAAAGATTCGGGACACAATTAATTGGTCGTGCATTTGGACCAATTATGCTAGTTTGGTTTTCATTCCTTGGCCTAATGGGTATTTATAATATTACCTTTGATTGGACAATTATTAGAGCTTTGAATCCATACTATGCTATTGCATTACTGCAAAGCCCCGTTAATATCCGTGGTATCTTTATTTTGGGTAGTATTTTCCTAGCAACTACTGGTGCTGAGGCATTATATTCTGATATGGGACACGTTGGACGTCCAAACATCTATACTAGTTGGCCATTCGTTAAAATATGTCTCTTGCTTAGTTACTTAGGACAAGCAGTTTGGATTTTACGTTTAAAAGATGATCCAAAACTATTGGCAATGGGCTCAACAATGAATCCTTTCTACCAATCAATGCCTGACAATTTGCGATTATTCGGTATTTTGCTTTCAGCAATGGCCGCAATTATTGCCTCACAGGCTTTGATTTCTGGTTCATATACCTTAGTTTCTGAAGCAACAAAATTAAGAATTCTTCCTCGTTTAAAGACCTATTACCCAACTAACTTTAAGGGACAGTTGTATATTCCAACTGTCAATTCAATAATCTGGGTAGTTTGTCTGTTCATAGTTATGTTCTTCAAAACATCTGAGAATATGTCAAACGCGTACGGTCTAGAAATAACTATTACAATGTTAATGACGACAATTCTCTTGCACCAATGGTTGTTAATGAAACGAGCCAATCGCTTCTTCTCAACGATAGTCATTAGTTTCTTCTTCATTATTGAAATAATATTCTTCATCACAAATAGTAGTAAGTTCATTCATGGTGCTTATATCACAATGGGTATTGCTGCTATTTTGATAAGTGTTATGTTCATTTGGAGATACGGCGATAGGTTGATGGATGACAATACATTCAGAAGTCATTTTGCCTCACTATTGGCTTTTAAGCATCAATTAAACGACCTTAGAAAAGACCCTAGTTATCCACTTTATACAACAAATTTAGTTTATTTAACAAAGGTTCATGATGGCTATAGGATCAAAAAGAATATTCTTTATTCAATCTTAGATAAAAGGCCAAAACGCGCTGAAGTGTATTGGTTTGTAACTGTAAATGTTACCGATGAACCTTATACTGCAGCTTACAGTGTTGAGACTTTTGATACTGATTATATGGTCAGTGTTCAATTGTATCTTGGTTTCCGTGTTGATCAAAAGGTTAATGTCTACTTAAGACAAGTTGTTAATGACATGATGGCAAACGGTGAGATCAAACCACAGCCACAGAAATATACAACGATTCCTGATCGTCAAGTTGGTGACTTTTCATTTGTTCTTATTAAAGAAGCACTATCTCCTGACACTAAAATCAGTGGACTTAAAAAGGCCATTATCCGCGCACGTTTAGCACTTCAAAAATTCATCTCACCTGCTAGCTGGTTTGGATTATCATATAGTGATGTTATTGAAGAACGTGTTCCTCTTGTTCTAGGAAAGATCTCAATGAATAGACTTCGCCTAGTACGTAAGGATCGTTCAGCATTACAAGATATCCCTATTGACCAACCGATTGATGACGATGACGATGAGTAA
- a CDS encoding 2,3-bisphosphoglycerate-dependent phosphoglycerate mutase: MVKLIMVRHGQSTANALNHYTGWSDVDLTKEGIKQAHDAAKQLHGLDIKCVHTSVLKRAIMTAYIIQDDLDINYVPIIKSWRLNERHYGALRGQNKEMTRNKYGAKQVRLWRRSYYTIPPQLDKPDPSIGPYKYLDRRVMPLSESLFQAYNRIVPYYIDVVAPKLLAGENQLIVAHGSTIRALIKYLENISDKDIDGVEVENGVPLIYEMDTKLNILKTNRQQK, from the coding sequence ATGGTAAAGCTTATCATGGTCAGACATGGACAAAGTACCGCTAATGCATTGAATCACTACACCGGCTGGAGTGATGTTGATCTTACTAAAGAGGGAATCAAACAAGCTCATGATGCAGCTAAACAGCTACATGGATTGGATATCAAATGTGTTCATACTTCCGTTTTGAAACGCGCAATTATGACAGCGTATATTATTCAGGATGATTTGGATATTAATTATGTGCCAATAATTAAATCTTGGCGCTTAAATGAGAGACATTATGGAGCACTTCGTGGCCAGAATAAGGAAATGACACGTAATAAATATGGAGCAAAGCAAGTTAGATTGTGGCGTAGAAGTTATTACACAATTCCACCACAATTGGATAAGCCAGATCCATCAATTGGGCCTTATAAGTATCTAGATAGAAGGGTAATGCCTTTGTCAGAAAGTTTATTTCAAGCATATAATCGTATCGTTCCATATTATATTGATGTCGTTGCACCAAAATTGTTAGCTGGTGAAAACCAATTAATCGTTGCACATGGGAGTACTATTAGAGCCTTAATTAAATATCTTGAGAATATCAGTGATAAGGATATTGATGGGGTCGAGGTTGAAAATGGTGTTCCGTTGATCTATGAAATGGATACTAAATTGAACATTCTAAAAACAAATAGACAACAAAAGTGA
- a CDS encoding cation diffusion facilitator family transporter → MDHTKITGRKFLAVTILNLIITIAEFFGGIISGSLGLLSDAVHNLEDSISIVISYVANVIGQRHNNSAKTFGYKRAEILAAFVNSSILIIITIIMIIESIRRFQKPQHIDGLLMMGVSIVGLLANVISMLALWSGSKDNLNIKATFLHMLSDTLSSIGVFVASIFIILFNWTWVDPLITIIIAIWLLKEAFDVVKETINILMEASPNIDLEAVKRCVLTVPDVVGIHHVHVWMIDENFIILDAHLNVRKKCNMDQLEVIYDQVDSLLKKEFGVSHVTLQAECTRGLKDPLID, encoded by the coding sequence TTGGATCATACAAAAATCACTGGCAGAAAATTTCTTGCCGTAACCATTTTAAATTTGATTATCACAATTGCTGAATTTTTTGGTGGAATTATTTCTGGAAGTTTAGGACTATTATCTGATGCCGTTCATAACCTGGAAGATTCTATTTCCATTGTTATTTCATATGTTGCCAACGTTATTGGCCAAAGACATAATAATTCTGCTAAAACATTTGGTTATAAGCGTGCTGAAATATTAGCTGCGTTTGTAAATTCTAGCATTCTGATAATTATTACTATTATAATGATTATTGAGTCAATTAGAAGATTTCAAAAGCCGCAACACATCGATGGATTATTAATGATGGGAGTGTCCATTGTTGGTTTGTTGGCTAATGTGATATCCATGCTGGCACTTTGGTCTGGTTCGAAGGATAACCTAAATATTAAAGCCACATTTTTGCACATGTTGTCAGATACATTATCATCAATAGGTGTTTTTGTTGCCTCAATATTTATTATTCTATTCAATTGGACTTGGGTTGATCCGTTAATTACGATAATTATCGCCATATGGCTTCTTAAAGAAGCTTTTGATGTCGTTAAGGAAACTATCAACATCTTGATGGAAGCTAGTCCTAATATCGATTTAGAGGCTGTCAAGCGATGCGTTTTAACTGTACCAGATGTCGTTGGCATTCATCACGTCCATGTTTGGATGATTGATGAAAATTTCATAATCTTGGATGCACATTTAAACGTACGTAAAAAATGCAATATGGATCAGCTTGAAGTGATATACGATCAGGTTGATTCACTATTAAAAAAAGAATTCGGTGTCTCACATGTTACGTTGCAAGCAGAATGTACACGTGGGTTGAAGGATCCCTTAATTGATTAG
- a CDS encoding DUF5067 domain-containing protein has translation MNTRSGKNNNKNNQRYPQKNIENSRLSRDKRRRKQLPFYKKNGFIITTIIVVIIVVVAAFIIWNVNEKSDNKTVENNIQKVSPTKKTTEKKPKAVEKKSKKQADQKVKDETKNSDESKSSDNEQSTDTSNDIKNPGSYDNLVYKTDWYTFKFSNDVKLVKDANGDAALLVKYTYTNNTQSAENPQKVQANDITLKQDDKALSPTSPTGDYADLVNATNSQSVKTGDSFDGALLVKVDNTDSNVNMYFKNVQTNADLDTMQPFKLK, from the coding sequence ATGAACACACGTAGTGGTAAAAACAACAACAAAAATAATCAAAGATATCCACAAAAAAACATTGAAAATAGTCGTCTTTCACGTGATAAAAGACGTAGAAAACAATTACCCTTTTATAAAAAAAATGGCTTTATAATCACTACAATTATTGTAGTGATTATTGTAGTTGTCGCTGCCTTCATTATTTGGAATGTTAATGAAAAAAGTGACAATAAAACTGTTGAAAATAATATTCAAAAGGTTTCTCCAACAAAAAAGACTACTGAGAAAAAGCCAAAAGCAGTTGAAAAGAAAAGTAAAAAACAGGCTGACCAAAAAGTTAAAGATGAAACAAAAAATAGTGATGAATCAAAATCATCTGATAACGAACAATCTACTGATACGTCCAATGATATAAAGAATCCTGGTTCGTATGATAATTTAGTTTACAAAACTGATTGGTATACTTTTAAGTTTTCAAATGATGTTAAATTGGTTAAAGATGCTAATGGGGATGCTGCTTTATTAGTTAAATATACTTATACAAATAACACTCAAAGTGCTGAAAATCCTCAAAAAGTTCAAGCTAACGATATTACTCTTAAACAAGACGATAAAGCCTTATCACCTACATCACCGACTGGTGACTATGCTGACTTAGTGAATGCTACCAACTCTCAATCAGTAAAAACTGGGGATAGTTTTGATGGTGCACTATTAGTCAAAGTTGACAACACTGACTCAAATGTCAATATGTACTTCAAAAATGTTCAAACAAACGCTGACTTAGACACAATGCAACCATTCAAACTTAAGTAA
- a CDS encoding CPBP family intramembrane glutamic endopeptidase, protein MKILKSNLLNIFIAWIIFPIMLFISSMVIPNGLNTNIRQGIADLIVFVASFMLNKYWLHQQIHWINFDKIEQQIMTALPTIIFVAYLSSAMFFVNDMSFKIEILIMTILVGLAEEFCFRGLMIPLFLRLFRGRAFQAVLGSSVLFGLMHLINLKSVSFGYVSIQVIFAISFGLLLGTIYVKTNNLSLVIVLHMLKDLFPLLSPSTLREASKMQFSIAALVACLFLLVIALFISGYQTKGLKINTEV, encoded by the coding sequence ATGAAAATATTGAAATCAAATCTGTTAAATATATTTATTGCATGGATTATTTTTCCGATCATGTTATTCATTTCCTCAATGGTAATTCCAAATGGATTGAACACTAACATAAGACAGGGAATAGCTGACTTAATTGTTTTCGTAGCAAGTTTTATGTTGAATAAATATTGGCTTCATCAACAAATTCATTGGATAAATTTTGATAAAATAGAACAACAAATAATGACTGCCTTACCGACAATCATTTTTGTAGCATATTTGAGTTCAGCGATGTTCTTTGTAAATGATATGTCATTCAAAATAGAAATACTTATAATGACGATTTTGGTTGGTTTAGCAGAAGAATTCTGCTTTCGTGGCTTGATGATACCGCTATTCTTGCGTCTATTCAGAGGTAGAGCATTTCAAGCAGTACTAGGATCAAGTGTCTTATTTGGCTTGATGCATTTAATAAACTTGAAAAGCGTATCGTTTGGATATGTTAGTATACAAGTTATTTTTGCCATATCATTTGGACTATTGTTGGGTACAATATATGTGAAAACGAATAATTTGAGCTTGGTTATTGTTTTGCACATGCTTAAGGATCTTTTCCCATTGTTATCCCCAAGTACGCTTAGGGAAGCTAGCAAGATGCAATTTTCAATAGCTGCTTTAGTTGCTTGTTTGTTCTTACTAGTTATTGCGTTGTTTATTTCGGGATATCAGACTAAGGGATTGAAGATAAATACAGAAGTATAA
- a CDS encoding PTS system mannose/fructose/sorbose family transporter subunit IID: protein MAEELKLSKKDRISVWWRSTFIQGSWNYERMQNGGWTYAMIPALKKLYTTKEDRAAALKRHMEFFNCHPYLASPILGVTMALEEERANGAPVDDVAIQGVKVGMMGPLAGIGDPVFWFTVKPIVGALAASLAMTGNILGPIIYFVVWNAIRMGFMWYTQELGYKAGSAITEDMSGGLLQDITKGASILGMFILGSLINRWVVVKFTPTVSTVKLDKGAFIDWAHLPAGAQGVKEALIQQKAGLSLTSSKVTTLQDNLDQLVPGLAALLLTLFCMWLLKKKVSPIVIILGLFVVGVILHVIHIM, encoded by the coding sequence ATGGCTGAAGAATTAAAATTAAGTAAAAAAGATAGAATCTCCGTTTGGTGGCGTTCAACTTTCATTCAAGGTTCATGGAACTACGAACGTATGCAAAACGGTGGCTGGACTTATGCAATGATTCCAGCACTAAAAAAATTATATACAACTAAAGAAGACCGTGCCGCAGCATTAAAGCGTCACATGGAGTTCTTTAACTGTCACCCCTACTTAGCTTCACCTATTTTGGGTGTTACTATGGCTCTTGAAGAGGAACGTGCTAATGGTGCTCCCGTTGATGACGTTGCTATTCAAGGTGTTAAAGTTGGTATGATGGGTCCATTGGCAGGTATTGGTGATCCTGTGTTCTGGTTCACTGTTAAGCCTATCGTTGGTGCACTAGCTGCTTCACTTGCTATGACTGGTAACATCTTAGGACCAATCATTTACTTCGTAGTATGGAATGCTATTCGTATGGGATTCATGTGGTATACACAAGAATTAGGATACAAAGCAGGTTCAGCAATTACTGAAGATATGTCTGGTGGTTTGCTACAAGACATTACTAAAGGTGCTTCAATTCTAGGTATGTTTATTCTAGGATCCTTGATTAACCGTTGGGTTGTTGTTAAGTTTACACCAACTGTTTCAACTGTTAAGTTGGACAAAGGTGCATTTATTGACTGGGCACATCTTCCAGCAGGTGCACAAGGTGTTAAAGAAGCATTGATTCAACAAAAAGCTGGTCTATCATTGACATCAAGCAAGGTTACAACTTTGCAAGATAACTTGGACCAATTGGTACCAGGTTTGGCTGCTTTACTTCTAACATTGTTCTGTATGTGGTTACTTAAGAAGAAAGTTTCACCAATCGTTATTATCCTTGGATTATTCGTTGTTGGTGTAATTCTACACGTTATTCACATTATGTAA